CTGGAGAAGGAAACGGTCGACGAGGACGAGATTCGCAGCATCATGAGCGGCGGTGCTGACGGAGGCGAACCGCCTGCAGCGGATTCGACGGATTCGAAGGACGAGGACCCGTCCTGACGACAGCAGGTTTCGAATGGGCCAATACGTGCTTGAAAATCCTCGAGTGAAGAAGACTCGAGGGTTTTTTACGAGCCGCACGGGACTGGGGGTGAGCGCATGGAGCGCATTCTCGTGATGGATGTCGGAAACTCAAACATTGTGCTGGGCGTCTTTGAGCAGGGCCGCCTGCGCTGTCAGTGGCGGCTTGCGACGGTCCGGGCGCGGACGGCAGACGAATACGGCCTGCTGATGAAAGCTCTGTTTCAGGCGGAGGCGCCTGACATCCGCGAGTTGGACGGCATCGTGATGAGTTCTGTCGTGCCGCCGCTGATGGTTACGTTGGCGGAAACCTGTAAACGATACCTCGGGTTGGCGCCGTTGGTCGTGGGTCCCGGTGTGAAAACAGGGATTTCCGTGGTCACGGAGAATCCGCGCGAAGTGGGTGCTGACCGCATCGTCAACGCGGTGGCAGCCGTTCACTTGTACGGACCACCGGTCATGGTTGTGGACTGTGGCACCGCGATCACGGTGTGTGTCATTGACGAACAGGGCCGCTATGTCGGCGGGTTGATCGCGCCCGGGATTGAAACGGCGGCTGAAGCCCTGTATCAGCGGGCCGCCAAGCTGCCGAGAATTGAATTAGTACGGCCGAAATCGGTTGTGGGCCGCAACACCATCGCGAGTATGCAGGCGGGCACCATCTTCGGGTTCGCTGGCTTGGTGGATGGGATTGTCGAGCGCGTGAGGGAAGAAATCCCGCTGCCCTTTCATGTGGTCGCGACGGGCGGCATGGCCGAACTGATTTATCCAGACTCGCGTCAGATTCACGATTTGAATCCAAATCTCACGTTGACGGGTTTGTACCTCTTGTGGCAAAAAAACCGCGCTTAGGAAGGTGACTGACATGCAATCCGTGCCCGACGAAATTGTCCGCGGACTTTGGCGGTCCGGGAACGTTCGAATCCTCGCCTGCACCACGACGCACCTCGTCAACGAACTGCAGCGCCGGCATCAGACCTGGCCGGTTGCGACCGCGGCGCTGGGGCGTACCGCCTCCATCAGTGCCATGATGGGCGCCATGATGAAGGGCAAGGAGCGATTGACGGTACAAATTCAGGGGGATGGCCCGATCGGCTCCATTCTGGTGGATGCGGATGCGGAAGGGCACGTGCGCGGCTACGTCAAGAATCCGCATGTCCACCTGCCCTCCAACGCCCAGGGGAAACTGGATGTCGGCGGGGCTGTGGGAAACGGGATGTTGTACGTGATTCGAGACTACGGCTTGAAGGACCTCTACCGGGGCAGCAGTGAACTGCAGACCGGCGAAATTTCGGACGACTTTACGTACTACTTTGCTGTATCGGAACAAACCCCGTCGGCCGTTGGGGCTGGGGTGCTGGTCGATACGGATGGTTCCGTCATCGCCTCCGGCGGCTTTATTCTTCAACTGCTGCCTGGTCACGACGAGTCGGATGTGACTGCGGTGGAGCAGCATCTGGCGAAACTGACCAGCGTGACCGACTTCCTGAAAACGGGCGCGACGGCTGAGGAGTTGCTGCACTTTCTGGCGCCGGATGCGCGGGACCTGAGTGCCTCTGGTGTCGCCTTCCAGTGCAACTGTTCGCGCGAGCGGCTGCAAACGGTGCTCACCGGGCTGGGGCGCGGGGAAATCGAGTCCATGATTCGCGACCAGGGCCAGGCAGAATTGGTGTGCAGGTTCTGTAACGAGGTATACTTATTTACGCGCGACGACTTGGAAGGCATTCTCTCGGACATGACGGACGCACGCTCAGAGGAGTAGCGGAAACCACCAGCAGGGGGATGGACGGCTTGCACCAGCAGCTTGAAACTGGACGTGATCCATCTTCGGCAGCCTGCGGGTTGATCCCGGCGCCGAACCGCGTGCGGGTCATGGGGATTGTCAATGTGACCCCCGACTCGTTCTCTGACGGAGGGGTGTATTTTCACCCGTCCGCGGCGATTCGCCACGGATACCGCCTGATGGAAGAGGGGGCGGATATCCTGGACATCGGCGGCGAAAGCACGCGGCCGGGGAGCACACCGGTCGAGCCCGAGGAAGAGTGGGCGAGGCTCTGCCCGGTGTTGCAAGAACTTTGTGGACAAGCCCATTTTCCGGTGTCGGTCGATACCTACCACGCGGATACCGCCGCAAAAGCGATTGAAGCGGGGGCGGCGGTCATCAACGACATCTGGGGCGGGCAGAAGGAGCCGGACCTGCTGCGCGTTGTCGCGGAGGCAGGGTGCGGGTACGTCTGGATGCACAACCGCGAGGCGCCAGCCGAGGACCCGTTCGAAGCGCTCATGCGTGAGACGGAGCAGGGGATTGAGCGGTGCCTGGAGGCTGGCGTGGCCCCGGACAAGTTGTGGATTGACCCGGGCATTGGCTTTGGCAAAACCTATGAACACAATTTGACCATACTCAAGCGGCTCAAGACGTACTGCGGCTTCCCTTACCCGGTGCTGCTCGGCGTGAGCCGCAAACGATTCATCGGTCTGACGCTCGGCGTCGATGTGGATGAGCGGCTGGAAGGCTCGTTGGCAGTTGCCGCCGCTGGCGTGCTGGCCGGGGTGCGCGCCTTGCGCGTCCACGACGTGCGCGCCACGGTTCGACTCTGTAGAATGATTGAAGCGATTCAACATGCAGACTAGAATCCAAGATGTCCATGAGGTCTACATCGGTATCGGGTCAAACGTTGGCAGCCGCGAAACGCACCTGCGCACCGCGGTGCGGGCGCTGCAACGGATCGCGGTGGGTGCAGTCCAATGTTCAGGTGTGTATGAAACGGCGCCTGTTGGATACGCCAATCAACCGGACTTTCTCAATATGGTTGTTCGCATGCAAGTCCCTCTGCGCCCGCTGGCCCTGTTGGCTGCCTTGCATCAAATTGAGCAGGAGGCGGGTCGGACAAGGGAGATTCGTTTCGGGCCACGAACCCTCGACCTGGATATCCTGCTGTTTGACAATGACTACATCTGCTATCGAATGTTGCAAGTGCCGCATCCGAGAATGTGGGATCGCGCTTTTGTCCTCGTCCCGCTCGCCGAACTCGCTCCGATGCGGCGGGGACGATCCGGATGCACGATTGGCGATCTGGCAGCCGCACGGAAGGAGATGGGGATCCGCTATGTCGGACGTCTTTGGTAGGAGGTTACGCGCGTATCGAAAGCTGAAACGTTTGACGCAGGCGGAACTGGCCAAGGAACTCGGTGTCAGCATTTCAATCATCGGGTCGCTGGAGCGCGGGACCCGCGTACCTCCGTGGGACCTGTTTGTCCGGTTGATTGAAGTGTTAAACGTCACTGAACGAGAGCTTCTCGGCGACATGGAGTTTTCGGAGTTACAGGCCTCTTCTCGGTGGACACTTTAGCTTGATAATATTTCGACAATTACAATTGTTGGACGCTTCTTCACGAATGTATCCGTTGACATTGCGTGGGGGGCTCTCTATAATTGCGCGTATACGTAAACCTCGGCCGCACGACTGACGGTGGTGTGCGGCTGCGTCGCATGAGGTGATTTTGAGAATACGGCGCGCTCCGGCGCGCATATGTTTCGTTAGGATTGTAAAGGAGAGACATGAATGGCGGATAAAGAGGTACTACTGACACCTGAGGGATTGCAAAAGCTGGAGGAAGAGCTGGAGCATTTGAAGAGCGTGAAACGCCGCGAGGTGGCGGAACGCATTAAGCTGGCGATCAGCTACGGCGATATCAGTGAAAACTCAGAGTACGAAGACGCAAAGAACGAACAGGCATTTATTGAAGGCCGTATCATGACGCTGGAGAAAATGCTGCGCAACGCCCGCATCATTCAGGAAGACGACGTGCAGACCGATGCGGTGAGCATTGGTTCAACCGTGTTGCTGCGCGATGTGGAGTTCAATGAAGAGGTCGAGTACACCATCGTGGGCTCGGCTGAAGCAGACCCGGCCAGCAACAAGATTTCCAATGAGTCGCCTGTCGGCCGTGCGCTGCTGGGGCAGACGGTCGGTTCCATCGTGGATGTCGCGGTTCCGGCCGGGACGATTCAGTTTCAGGTGTTGAACATTAAACGGTAACCATGCGCCAGCTCGGAAAGAATGCGAACTGACAACGATGAACGAGATTCAGGGCGAGGGGCGTGATCCCCTCGTCTCGTAATGATTGGGGCAGAAAATATGGATGACGCTGGACTGTTTGAAACGAGGCTGAAGAAGCTCGAGGAGATTCGGTCAAAAGGGATTGACCCGTTTGGTCATCGGTATGAAGTGACACACCACGCGGCAGACATT
Above is a genomic segment from Alicyclobacillus cycloheptanicus containing:
- a CDS encoding type III pantothenate kinase; the encoded protein is MERILVMDVGNSNIVLGVFEQGRLRCQWRLATVRARTADEYGLLMKALFQAEAPDIRELDGIVMSSVVPPLMVTLAETCKRYLGLAPLVVGPGVKTGISVVTENPREVGADRIVNAVAAVHLYGPPVMVVDCGTAITVCVIDEQGRYVGGLIAPGIETAAEALYQRAAKLPRIELVRPKSVVGRNTIASMQAGTIFGFAGLVDGIVERVREEIPLPFHVVATGGMAELIYPDSRQIHDLNPNLTLTGLYLLWQKNRA
- the hslO gene encoding Hsp33 family molecular chaperone HslO, whose amino-acid sequence is MQSVPDEIVRGLWRSGNVRILACTTTHLVNELQRRHQTWPVATAALGRTASISAMMGAMMKGKERLTVQIQGDGPIGSILVDADAEGHVRGYVKNPHVHLPSNAQGKLDVGGAVGNGMLYVIRDYGLKDLYRGSSELQTGEISDDFTYYFAVSEQTPSAVGAGVLVDTDGSVIASGGFILQLLPGHDESDVTAVEQHLAKLTSVTDFLKTGATAEELLHFLAPDARDLSASGVAFQCNCSRERLQTVLTGLGRGEIESMIRDQGQAELVCRFCNEVYLFTRDDLEGILSDMTDARSEE
- the folP gene encoding dihydropteroate synthase, producing MHQQLETGRDPSSAACGLIPAPNRVRVMGIVNVTPDSFSDGGVYFHPSAAIRHGYRLMEEGADILDIGGESTRPGSTPVEPEEEWARLCPVLQELCGQAHFPVSVDTYHADTAAKAIEAGAAVINDIWGGQKEPDLLRVVAEAGCGYVWMHNREAPAEDPFEALMRETEQGIERCLEAGVAPDKLWIDPGIGFGKTYEHNLTILKRLKTYCGFPYPVLLGVSRKRFIGLTLGVDVDERLEGSLAVAAAGVLAGVRALRVHDVRATVRLCRMIEAIQHAD
- the folK gene encoding 2-amino-4-hydroxy-6-hydroxymethyldihydropteridine diphosphokinase, whose protein sequence is MQTRIQDVHEVYIGIGSNVGSRETHLRTAVRALQRIAVGAVQCSGVYETAPVGYANQPDFLNMVVRMQVPLRPLALLAALHQIEQEAGRTREIRFGPRTLDLDILLFDNDYICYRMLQVPHPRMWDRAFVLVPLAELAPMRRGRSGCTIGDLAAARKEMGIRYVGRLW
- a CDS encoding helix-turn-helix domain-containing protein gives rise to the protein MSDVFGRRLRAYRKLKRLTQAELAKELGVSISIIGSLERGTRVPPWDLFVRLIEVLNVTERELLGDMEFSELQASSRWTL
- the greA gene encoding transcription elongation factor GreA produces the protein MADKEVLLTPEGLQKLEEELEHLKSVKRREVAERIKLAISYGDISENSEYEDAKNEQAFIEGRIMTLEKMLRNARIIQEDDVQTDAVSIGSTVLLRDVEFNEEVEYTIVGSAEADPASNKISNESPVGRALLGQTVGSIVDVAVPAGTIQFQVLNIKR